The window GCTTGCCGAAGCGGTCCTCCAGGGTCACCGTGCCCGCCTCGCAGGCCACCACCGCGCCGCAGAAGTCCGTACCCGCCACCTCGACCACCAGGTCGGGTTCCGCCGCCACCTCCGGCACGGCCTTGGGTCGCTTCCACTGGGGGGTCAGGTCGGGGGAGTACTCGCGCATCCGGCCGACAGTAGGAGAGCCGGGCGGGTCACGCCTCCGACACGCCGAAACGGGCTGCCAGTGTGGCGCGTTGCGCACGCACGAAGTCCGCCCGGACCACCGCTCCGTGACCCGGCACGTACAGCGCGTCGTCACCGCCCAGCGACAGCAGCCGGTCCAGGGCGGCGGGCCACTGCCCGGGCATGGCGTCCGGGCCCGCCATGGGCTCGCCCGACTCCTCGACCAGGTCCCCGCAGAAGACCACCTCGCGCTCGCCCGGTACGAAGACGGCCAGGTCGTGCCCGCTGTGCCCGGGCCCCACGTTGGCCAGCAGCACCTGCAGCCCGCCCAGTTCCAGCGTCCACTCGCCCGACACCGCGTGCCGGGGCAGCACCAGCAGGTCCACCGCCTCCGCCGCCTCCGCCTCCGCGAGCCCCTGCCGGACCGCGTCCTCGCGCAGCTCCTCGCGTTCCGCCGCCAGCAGCGAGTCCAGCCCGACCGCCCCGAACAC of the Streptomyces sp. NBC_01294 genome contains:
- a CDS encoding MBL fold metallo-hydrolase, which produces MDVRWEEAGWERLTGRAGRRRLPVWDCTVGLVVGEDSVLLIDPGSCLREGAEVRAEAERLTGRHVTHIAFTHGHFDHVLGGAAFSGAEVFGAVGLDSLLAAEREELREDAVRQGLAEAEAAEAVDLLVLPRHAVSGEWTLELGGLQVLLANVGPGHSGHDLAVFVPGEREVVFCGDLVEESGEPMAGPDAMPGQWPAALDRLLSLGGDDALYVPGHGAVVRADFVRAQRATLAARFGVSEA